From the genome of Nocardia sp. NBC_01503, one region includes:
- a CDS encoding helix-turn-helix domain-containing protein yields the protein MNAKDRIAQNIAYFRNKTVNPETGVPPMTQEQLADAIGMTKRQVGRYEQGDQEPSGSTLDKIADALNLAPGQLFRRTQTGPDLSGLWWVSCQVWKDGVERVDTNAVMVLQDGDHLTLDSDRAQGENAIEAGDYAWVGELVHRRATRTLIGWYESADEGTDYSGSYCFTLHPQGTHAVGQWCGPDFDGIVVYGWAIMARSKALAEQQLALAIADAEPNGNLRTWPKTSP from the coding sequence ATGAACGCCAAAGACCGAATCGCCCAGAACATTGCCTACTTCAGAAACAAGACCGTTAACCCGGAGACAGGCGTACCGCCTATGACCCAGGAACAGCTGGCCGACGCGATTGGAATGACCAAGCGCCAAGTCGGCCGCTACGAACAGGGCGACCAAGAGCCGTCCGGTTCGACCCTGGACAAGATCGCCGACGCTCTCAACCTCGCGCCCGGTCAGCTGTTCCGCCGAACACAAACCGGCCCGGACCTTTCCGGCCTGTGGTGGGTTAGCTGCCAGGTCTGGAAGGACGGCGTAGAGCGCGTTGACACCAACGCCGTCATGGTGCTCCAGGACGGCGACCACCTCACCCTCGACAGCGACCGCGCCCAGGGCGAAAACGCCATCGAGGCAGGCGATTACGCATGGGTCGGCGAGCTGGTCCACCGCCGCGCAACGCGCACGCTCATCGGCTGGTACGAGTCGGCCGACGAAGGCACGGACTACTCCGGGTCGTATTGCTTCACCCTGCACCCGCAGGGAACCCACGCCGTCGGCCAATGGTGCGGCCCCGACTTCGACGGAATCGTCGTGTACGGGTGGGCGATCATGGCGCGATCGAAAGCCCTTGCAGAACAGCAATTGGCGTTGGCGATTGCCGACGCGGAACCGAACGGGAATCTACGAACATGGCCGAAAACGTCTCCGTAG
- a CDS encoding tyrosine-type recombinase/integrase, with amino-acid sequence MTRGGLPAVEQSPKSRGLKVLGSPLPVAWVPALDNFSIALRASGIVKNSVDLHTYHMRRLARSIGVPVPWDVTGRQLIDWVGRQEWQAETRRSYYQTFRKFWDWGRVAGYATENAAAELPSVAPSKPNPRPTPYGVYRQALADARPRERLMLRLSAEAGMRRGEVAQAHSRDLIEDDDGWWIRIHGKGGKERLVPLRDDLAEQLRALGPGYFFPGRYGVGHLSAAYVGKLVRRHLDDENTMHKLRHMFGTRTYRVKRDVFVVQELLGHASADTTRRYVKTRHEDLRSTVEAAAYS; translated from the coding sequence ATGACCAGGGGCGGATTACCGGCGGTCGAACAGAGTCCAAAATCTCGGGGGTTGAAGGTACTCGGTTCACCGTTACCAGTGGCGTGGGTTCCAGCACTCGACAACTTCTCAATTGCGTTGCGCGCCAGCGGAATTGTGAAGAACTCCGTAGACCTTCACACGTACCACATGCGCAGGCTCGCGCGGTCCATCGGTGTTCCGGTGCCGTGGGACGTGACCGGCCGCCAGCTGATCGACTGGGTTGGGCGGCAGGAATGGCAGGCCGAGACGCGACGCAGCTACTACCAGACCTTTCGCAAGTTCTGGGACTGGGGCCGGGTCGCTGGATATGCCACCGAGAACGCTGCTGCGGAGTTGCCGTCGGTCGCTCCGAGCAAGCCCAACCCCCGGCCGACACCGTATGGGGTCTACCGGCAGGCGCTCGCGGACGCCAGGCCGCGCGAACGGCTGATGCTGCGACTCTCGGCAGAGGCCGGAATGCGGCGCGGCGAAGTGGCGCAGGCACATTCGCGCGACCTGATCGAGGATGACGACGGGTGGTGGATCAGGATTCACGGCAAGGGCGGCAAGGAACGCTTGGTGCCACTGCGCGACGATTTGGCCGAGCAGCTCCGTGCACTTGGGCCGGGCTACTTCTTCCCCGGCCGGTACGGGGTGGGGCACCTGTCGGCCGCCTACGTCGGCAAGCTGGTGCGTCGGCACTTGGATGATGAGAACACCATGCACAAGCTGCGACACATGTTCGGCACCAGGACATATCGCGTGAAGCGGGATGTGTTCGTTGTCCAGGAATTGCTGGGCCACGCGAGTGCCGACACCACGCGGCGGTATGTGAAGACCAGGCACGAAGACCTGCGGTCTACGGTCGAGGCGGCGGCCTACAGCTGA